DNA from Bordetella genomosp. 13:
CGCCATGACCACATTGCCTTGGTCATGCCCTTCGCTCAGTTGCTGCCACAGCATCTCACGCGTGCGCTGCGACACGTCTCCGATATAAACACCCGCGCGCACCTCCAGCAGCCATATCGCCATACGCCCACGCAGCCGAGACGGTACATTCTCGGTGACCACGACAACGAAGGCCATCATTGCGCCCGATGGCCGACTTCGCCCATGCTTTGCGCATTGGGAATGGCCGGCAGAACGGATTCGGGAGGTGCCTCCGGCAGGGGAATCTCTCCTGCCGCCAAGACGTCTTCGATGGTCGGGATGATGCGTCCCAGCAACTTGCTAGCGCGAAACACGTCTCGGCATGCCAGCCGAACCTGACGCTCAGGTTCGGACGGTTGCTGCGCGGCAATCTTGAACGCGACAGGAACGACCGTCTCGAATCTGAATAAGTCGGCAATGTCGTAAACGAACGAGAGCGGCTTGCCGGTATGGATAAAACCCACGGCCGGCGCGTAACCCGCGGCAAGCACAGCGGCCTCGGTGATGCCATACAGGCAGCTCGTGGCCGCCGATAGGCATCGATTGGGTACATCCGCCGCGTCCCACGCCTTCTGGTCGTAGTTGCGCGCCTTCCAATCAACACCATGTTGGCGTGCCAGCAATTTGTACGTCTCTCTGACCCGCGCCCCTTCGATGCCGCGAAGTTGCTCGACGCTACGCCGTGCAGGCGCCGGCTCGCCAAATCGCACCTCGTACATCTTACGCACCACCTTGAGCCTCAGGTCATCGTCCAATGCCAGCTTGGCCTGATAAAGCAGACGATCGGCTCTGGCCCCTCCTGGCTGGCCGCTGGCGTACAGCCGTACACCGGCCTCTCCTACCCATACCAAGAGCGTGCCCACAAGCGCCGCTAGATGAATGGCAGCATGCGACACTCGCGTGCCCGGCTCGAGCATGATGC
Protein-coding regions in this window:
- the cas2e gene encoding type I-E CRISPR-associated endoribonuclease Cas2e codes for the protein MMAFVVVVTENVPSRLRGRMAIWLLEVRAGVYIGDVSQRTREMLWQQLSEGHDQGNVVMAWASSHESGYEFQTLGESRRLPVEFDGLQLVAFRPIEPGQAGI
- the cas1e gene encoding type I-E CRISPR-associated endonuclease Cas1e, with the translated sequence MKDRVSLVFVQYGQIDVQDGAFVVVDQTGVRTHIPVGSVACIMLEPGTRVSHAAIHLAALVGTLLVWVGEAGVRLYASGQPGGARADRLLYQAKLALDDDLRLKVVRKMYEVRFGEPAPARRSVEQLRGIEGARVRETYKLLARQHGVDWKARNYDQKAWDAADVPNRCLSAATSCLYGITEAAVLAAGYAPAVGFIHTGKPLSFVYDIADLFRFETVVPVAFKIAAQQPSEPERQVRLACRDVFRASKLLGRIIPTIEDVLAAGEIPLPEAPPESVLPAIPNAQSMGEVGHRAQ